The DNA window attcataatttaattatcaaatcattaatcatgaaaaaaacaagaacaaacactcttattcttggaatttaaaacttattcttttatttattgcaaTCTATTACTTAAAAATTTTATCATCTGAGAGTCCCAGACCTTATAAAAAAGATCTGGTTTGCAGGTGTTGAGTTTTTTTACCACCATCTACTTTCCAAGTTCtagagaaaataatattaacatttatatataattatccactatccaaacattaaaaaatcttcTTCCTCATCATATTAAATCTTGAAACATTACCGGatgttataaaacaattaaagaatatatattaacCTAGCTAGTTCAATGTACGCATGCTATTtagttttgttaattatttctcGCAAGATGACGATGACAGTCGCATTGGAGGGTGGATTAAATTATTGGAGGgctcaaattataaatatcataaagctttagaaacatcataaaatactttgaaaactTTTTGCAGGCCAGTAATAATTTTTAAGGGTCTAACTTGAAAGCATGCTGAGACTaacgtagtttttttttttttttttgtggcaaGCCACAGCTTTATGGAGCTCTACCTTTACCTGCTCAGATAGAGCCACTCATGAagattttttaatgtcaatGAAGATTAAATTAAGATGTACGGAGATAtgattaaaaagttaattttttcatggTATAACTTAATCTCTTGCATGGTCTATAAGTAAGAGCAACGTTTTGTATTTAGGGATAAttgcattattaattaatacaccaatgttatacttttttttcaattaaggacttaaactttaattttttcatttgagtacatcaattttatcaaaattctcaatcaggtATTTGCATCCACCCTCctcaatttcttatttattcgATAAAGTGCCATTTATCCTTAAATCTCTCTTGATAGAATCATTAAACCACACCCAACCATTGATTCTttccattattttcttcttctctatcccttttgttttatgtGTCTGCCGACTAAAATGTTGATCACAGGATTTGATTGGATACCAacatggagaagaagaagaagaggcatGAATGGGCAAATGGTCCTTTGTTCACATTGTTTTCGCATATTAATTATTCGGTTGTGACACTGACTCCCACAAAACCCAAAGAGTGAGGGGGAATTGGCTAGATTTATCGAtgctcatttaattttttttttaataacatagtgattaacaaatatactaaaaaataacgTAGTTATATTTCTCAAAGTAATATATAGTTTCATGAGAGGCGCAAGCGCAAAAGCTGGAAAATGACCTTTGTTATTGTAGTtatagcttcttctttttttattttaaatttcatattagaaaaaaatatattttttagaaatattgagtatatatattaatgggctTTAAATTTcgcatttaaacaaaaaaaaagggtcttgTCCGGGTCACGGGTTGATCAACTGGCTCGACCGGGTTTGGCCGGGTCGTTGCACCGGCCGGTCTTTTgacaaacccggaccggtccagctcCCGGTTCGACCCACcaggccggtccgggtttaataactatagttATAAGGTCATGACGCACTTCTTGCTTGATCGCGCATGATCCACCGGCATGTTTTCTATAactgttatattttaaaaaataagttattatgatattttggaTATATATTCTTAGtcaatgtgttattttttaaaaaaccactcCATCCCAACTGCATTCTTACAAATgtgtaagataataaatactgCTATTTTagcaacattaataataataataaaaaactaataggaTCGATGTTTTATATTGTGCCTTCCAAGAGCTTTCACAGTGGATCCCCACAATacttattttgttatttttacttaattatttaatgttgtgttaattaaaaaataaatcatcttaaaaattaaacttgatgatttattttttaataatgagcATGGAGATTTTACAATGTTAGTCGATTTCTCATCAATCACTCGgttgatgtttaatttaataaaataaaataaaattttattaatataaaagaattagaatttCACGAatcaaatttcaagtttaaataaatgttgagtcttttttatttgctaGCATTAATAACAGGACTGATTTGCCCGAACTCCACTCAAAACTCTATCttgaaaaaatagttataaaatactacaatttacaatttttttaacctaatttttcaaatcataacagCAAAAATGATTACAATATCAAAAGCAGATTTATTGtcaatgtttttatatcatatagttaaataaaaggAGTTCATGAGGAGCGGTTGGGAGATGGCTATATTTACCTTTCTCCGTTGCTAGTCCTTAAATGAAAGCTGTAATCAAACAAAAAGCAGACAAACAAGTGATGATGACTGATGGATACGTAACGAGTTACATATACAAGAATTTCAAAATAGAAGACAATGGGGCAATTATTAGTGGCGGGGCCCATTCCAGCTAGTTGTCGAAAAAAATATAGCTGTAAGATTGTGAGAAACAACCACATGGGTGTCTGTCATGATTAAACATTACAACGATTCCATTatctaatcaaagaaaaaggcTCTCTTTTCCTAGGGACCTTTGATTACTTTGTGATGATTGTTAATTGGACAGCACCACCTCTTGTCCTCAGCTTTTGTTTCCataaagttttgttttcatAGCTCTCTTTTCTCAGCCATGCATTTACTCCATCTAGATGGCCCAAAATCTCCACCCACCACCCACCACGATTTGGCACTGATAATTGCTCATTACGGCAGTAGTTAGAGGCCATGACTTCAGTCCTTCACCAGTGCTCTTTCCACTAATTAAACACAGGCGGATGATTATTTCGTGCAAGTGAGGTGAGGTGAGGCGAGGGTTAAAAACACAGTATATTTTCGCCATGTCAAGCCACATGGGATAACATATATTATTGGTAGCCAAAAAATGGATCCACAGAGGCGATTGGCGTTCTTTCTGTagtcaagtttaataaaatacGCTTGTCTTGTTCAGTTTggaaacttcattttctttataagttgcgaaagaaaaggaaacactGCCTAAAAGCAGTATATCTGTTTATATTACGTTGAGTGAAAGCAGGAATCCATAATTTACGACAGATTTTAAAGCAGCTATGATTCCCATGTCACTGGCTCTTACGCGTGATGACCTGTAAAGTTTAGAAAGAATGGCAGATTTCGTGAATTCCCGCTCCCCACTGACTACTGAGGTCTATCTAATCTATCCTCTCAAGTGGGATTGTTCAGATAGAACCTGCAAATTCTGTGGCCAACTGCTCGCGGAGGATGAAGACATGGAAGCACCTGTCTACAAAACATGTGGCTGCAAGAAGAAGTGCTTATAACTGGCAAGATAAGAGAGTACAAATACACCCAGTAAACTGAATATTACTTGATTCACAGTGTAGCTCATCATTAACTGGGAACTTTCTCAAGTGTCCCAAGAGAAATCCAAAGACACTGGCCTTGTAATGCTGGCCAACGGCCATGAGATGGCTTCGGAATATTGGAAATCACATACGAAAACTCGTAATCCTTCAACATCGCACCCCTGTGATCGGCATCCGACTCTGTAGGAAAATGCATTACCTTTAGTGCTTGCCTTTTAAGACAGAGATACTCAATAAGCCGGTCACTAATTGGAATAACATTCAGGAATCCAGAGATAATGGTGCCACGTGGGAAAATGATTATTTAACAGCCATCAATACCTTGCATTTCTACTCTAGGACTGCTTTTACTCATGCATATATCTGTCCCTAACTGTAGTATCAAAACTTGATTGGTTTCCATATATAAGAAAACCAGAGTATATTACACTAGTGCCATTGCAGAAGATTTGAAGAGTTAAACAACTAGTTATAAAGCACTGCTAAATTTGATAAGCTTCATAACCTCCTCCGCTAGCTCCAATTCCTATCCGGAGTTCTAGACAACAATTCATTCGAGCCAAACCAGGTTTCAtcctgttatatatataaaccccgTGGAGACCGACCTAGGAGCCAAGAGAATCTTCCCTATTCCTATGCAAACCTCAGTTTCTATTCTCCCTGCACTTTAAAACAGGATAAGTTACCAGAAGTATAACATTTTATATACTGCCTGAATTCTCCAATATGAGGTCGGAAAGAcatgtcatgaagatgaaagaCTTGAAGTTCGGGCCTCAACTGATAGCTACACTTCTGGTTCTGTGCTTCTGTTACACGTATGCGGTAGCAGAAGTGAAGAAGCAAACGAAGAAGACTTTCATAATTCAAATGGACAAGTCCAATATGCCAGCGACTTACTATGATCATTTCCAATGGTATGATTCATCTTTAAAATCCGTATCAGAATCTGCTGACATGCTTTACACTTACAACAACATAATCCATGGCTTTTCCACCCAACTCACACCAGACGAAGCTGAATTACTTGAAAAACAATCCGGAATTCTATCGGTCCTACCTGAAATGATTTACAAGCTGCACACAACTCATACCCCGGAGTTCCTTGGATTGGGAAAAAGTGATGCTGTCCTCCTCCCTGCATCTGCCTCCCTAAGTGAGGTGATTGTTGGAGTACTGGACACCGGTGTCTGGCCAGAGATAAAAAGCTTTGGTGACACAGGGCTTGGCCCAATACCAAGTACCTGGAAAGGTTCTTGTCAGGTGGGTAAGAACTTCAATTCATCAAGCTGTAACCGGAAACTGATAGGTGCACAATATTTCTCAAAAGGGTATGAAGCAGCATTCGGACCTATTGACGAAACAATGGAGTCAAAGTCACCAAGAGACGATGATGGCCATGGAACCCACACTGCAACTACAGCAGCTGGATCAGCTGTCTCAGGAGCTAGCCTTTTCGGGTATGCTTCTGGGATAGCACGTGGAATGGCTACAGAAGCTCGAGTAGCAGCTTACAAGGTGTGTTGGTTGGGTGGATGTTTTAGCTCTGATATTTTAGCAGCAATGGAAAAGGCTGTTGCAGATGGCGTTAATGTCATGTCAATGTCTATTGGAGGAGGACTCTCAGATTACACTCGAGATACAGTTGCGATTGGAGCTTTCCGAGCAGCAGCACAGGGAATTCTTGTCTCATGCTCGGCTGGAAATGGTGGGCCAAGTCCAGGCAGCTTGTCTAATGTCGCTCCTTGGATAACCACTGTAGGTGCTGGAACGTTGGACCGTGATTTCCCAGCCTTTGTGAGCCTTGGAGATGGTAAGAAGTACTCGGGTATATCGCTTTATAGTGGAAAGCCATTATCTGATTCGTTGGTGCCCCTGGTTTATGCTGGTAACGTGAGCAATTCCACAAGCGGCAGCCTTTGCATGACAGGAACTTTGATTCCTGCACAAGTTGCAGGGAAAATTGTGATATGTGATCGAGGGGGGAATAGCAGGGTCCAAAAGGGCTTGGTGGTGAAAGATTCTGGTGGCCTAGGGATGATTCTTGCAAACACAGAGCTGTATGGGGAAGAGCTAGTCGCTGACGCACATCTTCTTCCCACAGCCGCTGTGGGCCTAAGAACCGCAAATGCAATTAAGAATTATGCCTTCCTTGATCCAAAGCCAATGGGCACGATTGCTTCTGGAGGTACAAAGCTTGGAGTTGAACCATCGCCTGTGGTAGCGGCATTCAGTTCCAGAGGTCCAAATCTGGTCACTCCAGAAGTACTCAAACCAGACCTAATAGCACCTGGAGTCAACATACTAGCGGGATGGACTGGGGGAGCTGGCCCAACTGGGCTAACAAACGACAAGAGGCATGTAGAATTCAATATCATTTCAGGTACATCAATGTCATGTCCCCATGTAAGTGGGTTGGCTGCACTCATCAAGGCTGCTCACCAGGACTGGAGTCCAGCAGCCATTAAGTCCGCTCTCATGACCACAGCCTATGCAACATACAAAAATGGGGAAAACTTATTAGACGTGGCTACAGGACAACCATCTACGCCATTCGATTATGGAGCTGGACATGTAAATCCAGTAGCAGCCCTTGATCCTGGCCTCGTCTATGATGCCACTGTTGATGACTACATAAGCTTCTTTTGTGCTTTAAACTATAGTGCATCAGACATTAAACAAATCACAACTAAAGACTTCATTTGCGACTCAAGCAAGAAATACAGCCTGGGGGATCTTAATTACCCATCGTTCTCTGTTCCACTACAAACTGCTTCAGGCAAGGAGGGCGGAGATGGGGTGAAAAGTACAGTCAAATACACCAGGACTCTGACAAATGTTGGTGCTCCAGCAACATACAAGGTTTCGATGACATCACAAACTACATCTGTTAAGATGTTAGTTGAGCCAGAATCCCTGAGCTTTGCCAAAGAATATGAGAAAAAGAGTTACACGGTGACTTTTACCGCTACATCCATGCCCTCCGGTACGAACAGCTTTGCTCATCTGGAGTGGTCAGACGGGAAGCATGTTGTCCGTAGTCCAATAGCTTTCAGCTGGACATGATCCGAAATCTTGAAGAAATCCCATAAATGATTATCATTCATAGGACATGTGCCTGAATTTCTGTGTATTTTTAATCTCTTCTCTGATGTTCCAACAAATGTGCCGGTTGAACCAGCTGTAACGTTTATATTTGCTCTCTGAGGTGATCAGAGGACgtagaaaaaaaagggagaataaTTGTACAGAAGCCCATGGAAAGAATTGTATGTGAACTGAAAATGGATCTCCAGTTGTCTTTATAAGAGGCTCTGAATCTAAAGCCTTTAAACAATTTATGCTTCATGGCTGAAGATTAAAGAGGGAGTTAATTATTTTCGCGTATGCATCAAGTGAAACCGAACTTCAACAAGAGGAGAAATCCAGTCGCCAAACGAAAAGGCTCCCATGTTGAAATTGCTTACGTGAAGTTATCATATGCCCAAGAACTAATTGGGAAAAGGGGTTTCACAAAGACCTAGCTTAAGAAGAACACGAGGGGGTGTAAAATCATCAAAGACATCCCTCAAACTAATTTAACTGAAATAAGAAGTACAATATAGACACAATGTAGTGTTGAAGTTCTAATAACAAGAAGATTTGTGGAGATTCCCGCCATTCATCAGTTTTGACATCCTATGGAATGAATTCCTCACCATATCACTAGCTCCTTCAGCAGTTGCCTAGTTCAACTGATTCACTATCGGTCTACAACATCATGGAAGAAGTATCAACTACTTAATTATGTAACCTGAGGttcattttttatcaaacaatggCAAGCTGCAGTCCAGCACTACAGTAGAAtcatattaacaaaaacacaCTGAGCAACCCAACAACCTCAAGACATTAGAAGGATACGCAAGCTGTATCCACAAAGCCCGTTCCAAAGCCAATGTTCAGTTTATGACCACCACCTGAGCAAACCGCCTTTGCGTGTGCTTCCATCAATGGCTTCTCCAAGCCATCATTATCGCCAAGCTATTCGAGTCCATTATCTTGTCTTCACTAAAACTAACCCTATCTTCTAAGTAATTCTCACTAGAATCAGAATTTGATTTCCCTTTCCCTGCACATGCAATTGCTCCTAATATTAACCCAGACCGAATTCCTGTACAATTAGAGGATATCTTCGTAATTATAATGAGACGAAATCTGTTTTAGTTAATTACTACTGGGGATGAAGAGGAAATCATGAGGGAATTTCTATTTACTCTACCAGCAAGCATTCAGGAGAACTTCGTAGGCGTCTTGGTGGCCAGCTTCCATGGCGACGTGCATGAGCGGAGGGAGGCCATTGCTGTCGAAGCAAGTAACTTTGTTTCTGTTTCTGTATTTATTTTAGttgattataaaatatgattCTTGCtggttataataataaataaataaaaactaattaatggtAATATAAAtggtaaatgataaaattttaaaaataacaatttaaataaaaaaactaaaaaaaactgataaactTTTTAAACCTAAACAAAGATTTTAAACTCACAATCTATTAAATTCTCAACCCGGGTTCTTAATGATCAGCAAAAGTAAAACCAGCAAAGTAGACTGGAGTAATCAAAATGGAAATACTCTGTTTTGCTGCGTGACGCTTTGGGTGCAATTTATGTCCGTTACCAGTCTCTGTTTCTTTCTTattgtaccaaaaaaaaaaaaatttgcctTCATTGCCAAGAAGTTCTGTGAGACGTTTTCATCTccataaaataatttgtagaCATCGTAGATAATTCATAAAACACTGAAAGGAGTTCATCGATTAGTGAAGTGTAGATATAAAGGCATCACGAGATACAGCTACAAACTTGC is part of the Populus trichocarpa isolate Nisqually-1 chromosome 2, P.trichocarpa_v4.1, whole genome shotgun sequence genome and encodes:
- the LOC7462853 gene encoding uncharacterized protein LOC7462853, encoding MASNYCRNEQLSVPNRGGWWVEILGHLDGVNAWLRKESYENKTLWKQKLRTRGGAVQLTIITNYGSDNGYGPGSGGGGYGNANGNAVGLGGGVGWGGVGGDGHFGGGFRWRGNGGGMARVMVAA
- the LOC7472670 gene encoding subtilisin-like protease SBT1.7; this translates as MRSERHVMKMKDLKFGPQLIATLLVLCFCYTYAVAEVKKQTKKTFIIQMDKSNMPATYYDHFQWYDSSLKSVSESADMLYTYNNIIHGFSTQLTPDEAELLEKQSGILSVLPEMIYKLHTTHTPEFLGLGKSDAVLLPASASLSEVIVGVLDTGVWPEIKSFGDTGLGPIPSTWKGSCQVGKNFNSSSCNRKLIGAQYFSKGYEAAFGPIDETMESKSPRDDDGHGTHTATTAAGSAVSGASLFGYASGIARGMATEARVAAYKVCWLGGCFSSDILAAMEKAVADGVNVMSMSIGGGLSDYTRDTVAIGAFRAAAQGILVSCSAGNGGPSPGSLSNVAPWITTVGAGTLDRDFPAFVSLGDGKKYSGISLYSGKPLSDSLVPLVYAGNVSNSTSGSLCMTGTLIPAQVAGKIVICDRGGNSRVQKGLVVKDSGGLGMILANTELYGEELVADAHLLPTAAVGLRTANAIKNYAFLDPKPMGTIASGGTKLGVEPSPVVAAFSSRGPNLVTPEVLKPDLIAPGVNILAGWTGGAGPTGLTNDKRHVEFNIISGTSMSCPHVSGLAALIKAAHQDWSPAAIKSALMTTAYATYKNGENLLDVATGQPSTPFDYGAGHVNPVAALDPGLVYDATVDDYISFFCALNYSASDIKQITTKDFICDSSKKYSLGDLNYPSFSVPLQTASGKEGGDGVKSTVKYTRTLTNVGAPATYKVSMTSQTTSVKMLVEPESLSFAKEYEKKSYTVTFTATSMPSGTNSFAHLEWSDGKHVVRSPIAFSWT